One Setaria italica strain Yugu1 chromosome II, Setaria_italica_v2.0, whole genome shotgun sequence DNA segment encodes these proteins:
- the LOC101764135 gene encoding protein QUIRKY, which translates to MAATARKLIVEVVEARDLLPKDGTGTSSPYARADFDGQRRKTRTVARDLNPAWNEALEFDFPAAGVGAEGEPLEVAVLHDVRVGPSRRSNFLGRVRLDARQFVRKGEEALIYFPLQKKGFFNWVRGDIGLKVYYVDVPLAPPEPEPVPEPPAAPDATAAEAEAPPPAADDAAATASADEPPKAEEPVGASPAPPQPEPAEAAAGDGSTTEKPPEADADPAAATATPAPEDAPVMTEEAVAAPEEKPPEEQEPVLSPPPQPTPTPTPMPRQVSMPVRRPQPPPPPPEEPMERSKHDLVDKMPYLFVRVVRARGSPPATKRVAGKKAAVHMHGGRLHVRVCLDGGYNVPDEPSYACSDFRPSARQLWPPPLGVVELGIVGCKGLLPMRAADGKGCTDAYAVAKYGPKWARTRTIADSFDPAWNEQYTWPVYDPCTVLTVGVFDDPPPTPPSDAAGKDAAASRPMGKVRIRLSTLERGRVYRGLYPLIMMLPTGAKRMGDVELAVRFATSASALDVLHAYARPALPAMHHLRPVPVAHREALRLAAARVSAAHLARSEPPLRREVAAWMLDAAEPRGFSMRKLRANWNRAAAALSWVAAAARWVEDTRSWRNPAATAMAHAVLVLLAWHPDLVVPTAALHAAAVGVWRYRRRPRAPAPHPCVRTSMAEAPDREELDEEFDAIPSARPPEVVRVRYDRARMVGARLQQMVGDVATQAERLQALVSWRDRRATGVFVALCVLVAMVLYVVPIKMVAVVAGFYYLRHPMFRDQMPTPAINFFRRLPSMSERII; encoded by the exons atggcggcgacggcgaggaagctgatcgtggaggtggtggaggcgcgGGACCTGCTGCCCAAGGACGGGACGGGCACGTCGAGCCCCTACGCGCGCGCCGACTTCGACGGGCAGCGCCGGAAGACGCGCACGGTGGCCAGGGACCTCAACCCGGCGTGGAACGAGGCGCTCGAGTTCGATttcccggccgccggcgtcggcgccgagGGGGAGCCGCTCGAGGTCGCCGTGCTCCACGACGTCCGCGTCGGGCCCAGCCGCCGGAGCAACTTCCTCGGCCGCGTCCGCCTCGACGCGCGCCAGTTCGTGCGCAAGGGCGAGGAGGCGCTCATCTACTTCCCGCTCCAGAAGAAGGGATTCTTCAACTGGGTCCGCGGCGACATCGGCCTCAAGGTCTACTACGTCGACGTGCCGCTAgcgccgccggagcccgagCCGGTGCCGGAGCCACCCGCTGCTCCTGACGCCACGGCGGCGGAAGCagaagcgccaccgccggcggccgaCGATGCTGCAGCTACGGCTTCTGCGGATGAGCCACCGAAGGCGGAGGAGCCGGTGGGCGCATCTCCGGCGCCACCTCAACCGGAGCCGGCAGAGGCAGCAGCCGGCGACGGATCAACTACGGAGAAGCCACCTGAGGCTGACGCTGATCCCGCAGCGGCGACAGCGACCCCGGCGCCGGAAGATGCGCCCGTAAtgacggaggaggcggtggcagcACCGGAGGAGAAGCCGCCAGAAGAGCAGGAGCCGGTGCTGAGCCCGCCACCGcagccgacgccgacgccgacgccgatgcCGCGGCAGGTATCCATGCCCGTGAggcggccgcagccgccgccgcctccaccggagGAGCCGATGGAGCGGAGCAAGCACGATCTGGTGGACAAGATGCCGTACCTGTTCGTCCGGGTGGTGCGCGCGCGGGGCTCCCCGCCG GCGACGAAGAGGGTCGCCGGGAAAAAAGCGGCCGTGCACATGCACGGAGGGCGGCTGCACGTGCGCGTGTGCCTCGACGGCGGCTACAACGTCCCCGACGAGCCGTCGTATGCGTGCAGCGACTTCCGGCCGTCGGCGCGGCAgctctggccgccgccgctcggcgtcgTGGAGCTCGGCATCGTCGGCTGCAAGGGCCTCCTGCCGATGCGCGCCGCCGATGGCAAGGGCTGCACGGACGCGTACGCCGTGGCCAAGTACGGACCCAAGTGGGCCCGCACGCGCACCATCGCCGACAGCTTCGACCCGGCCTGGAACGAGCAGTACACGTGGCCGGTGTACGACCCCTGCACCGTGCTCACCGTCGGCGTGTTCGACgacccgccgccgacgccgccgtcggacGCCGCCGGgaaggacgccgccgcctcgcggccGATGGGGAAGGTTAGGATACGGCTGTCCACGCTAGAGCGCGGCCGCGTGTACCGCGGCCTGTACCCGCTCATCATGATGCTCCCCACCGGCGCGAAGCGGATGGGCGACGTCGAGCTGGCCGTCCGCTTCgccacgtcggcgtcggcgctcgATGTCCTGCACGCGTACGCCCGGCCGGCGTTGCCGGCGATGCACCACCTGCGGCCCGTCCCGGTGGCGCACCGGGAGGCGCTCCggctcgccgcggcgcgcgtCTCGGCGGCGCACCTGGCTCGGTCGGAGCCGCCACTCCGgcgcgaggtggcggcgtggaTGCTGGACGCCGCGGAGCCCCGCGGGTTCAGCATGCGCAAGCTGCGCGCCAACTGGaaccgcgccgcggccgcgctctcctgggtcgccgccgccgcgcggtggGTGGAGGACACCCGGTCGTGGCGGAACCCGGCGGCGACCGCCATGGCGCACGCCGTGCTGGTGCTCCTCGCGTGGCACCCGGACCTCGTCGTGCCGACGGCCGCGCTCCACGCCGCAGCCGTGGGGGTGTGGAGGtaccggcgccggccgcgcgcaccgGCGCCGCACCCGTGCGTGCGCACGTCAATGGCGGAGGCGCCGGACAGGGAGGAGCTGGACGAGGAGTTCGACGCGATCCCGAGCGCGAGGCCGCCGGAGGTGGTGAGGGTGCGGTACGACCGGGCCAGGATGGTGGGAGCGCGGCTGCAGCAGATGGTCGGCGACGTCGCGACGCAGGCGGAGAGGCTGCAGGCGCTCGTGTCGTGGCGGGACCGGCGCGCCACCGGGGTGTTCGTCGCGCTCTGTGTCCTCGTGGCCATGGTGCTGTACGTGGTGCCGATCAAGATGGTGGCCGTGGTCGCCGGGTTCTACTACCTCCGGCACCCGATGTTCCGGGACCAGATGCCGACGCCGGCGATCAACTTCTTCCGGCGGCTGCCTTCCATGTCTGAACGAATCATCTAG